The following proteins come from a genomic window of Pocillopora verrucosa isolate sample1 chromosome 6, ASM3666991v2, whole genome shotgun sequence:
- the LOC131773614 gene encoding neural cell adhesion molecule 1-like, whose translation MTNSNFETTSDSVNVRVQYPPEFNNVRSDAVVVEGDPSITLECIADGEPAPNITWTKVYTHGIDSVVLGTGNQFVLETNRNNSGTYRCTTYNGIGTASNRTVKVEVNCKDKPENLKFMVNDSVVCKGDVISITCSADGKPAVHTYQMFENEILVNDGNSSAAVWIRKYLKEGDFSYKCVANNTVGTAEKTVNVTVKGPSKVYPLENITVIEDENRTLTCNVSGGPVLTVAWTEVSSPSQSSGVMRYLKNISRYNAGEYKCEAANDCGNSSASTFLIVLCK comes from the exons ATGACCAACAGTAATTTCGAGACTACCAGCGACAGCGTGAATGTTCGAGTACAGT ATCCACCAGAATTTAACAACGTAAGAAGTGATGCAGTTGTTGTGGAAGGTGACCCCAGTATTACTTTAGAGTGTATAGCAGATGGTGAACCAGCACCAAACATTACCTGGACCAAAGTATATACTCATGGCATTGACAGTGTTGTACTGGGAACTGGGAATCAGTTTGTccttgaaaccaacagaaataaCAGTGGAACATATCGTTGTACAACATATAATGGGATAGGAACTGCATCAAATCGCACGGTGAAAGTAGAAGTTAATTGTAA AGACAAACCAGAGAATTTAAAGTTTATGGTGAATGACTCAGTTGTATGTAAAGGTGATGTTATCAGTATCACCTGCTCAGCAGATGGTAAACCTGCAGTGCATACTTATCAAATGTTTGAGAATGAAATACTAGTTAATGATGGAAACAGCTCAGCTGCGGTATGGAtaaggaaatatttaaaagaaggaGACTTCAGCTACAAATGTGTGGCTAATAACACTGTTGGTACAGCTGAGAAGACTGTAAATGTCACAGTAAAAG GGCCCTCTAAAGTTTATCCATTGGAAAATATCACAGTGATAGAGGATGAAAACAGGACTTTAACCTGTAATGTTTCTGGAGGTCCTGTGCTGACTGTAGCATGGACAGAAGTAAGCAGCCCCAGTCAGTCCAGTGGAGTCATGCGTTATCTTAAAAACATCAGCAGGTATAATGCCGGTGAATACAAGTGTGAAGCTGCAAATGACTGTGGAAATAGCTCTGCCAGCACTTTCCTCATTGTACTCTGTAAgtga
- the LOC131773611 gene encoding octopamine receptor beta-2R-like — protein MSALFEIIAWTLTITALSGNSFVIFLILFRKNLRLRKLNWYIISLAVADALVALSFYPPLFFCDRWSCCQTNIMRAFRWIFIYSSVCNLCAMTADRYLAITKPMYHRVKVSDRIVAILIAISWLFPIILRGVVFTPLYYLYKREAFKYFLPVIVIIFEVLPCLLILFAALRISIVAKREQTKHKNRSKGKAKKENQREGSRALKMILMVTFLFVFCYALEAYFTMCKNVLKLCDDTEIIQMIRRLMLVANSAINPFVYTFVRRDIKEEVKKLKLSCRKENI, from the coding sequence ATGTCTGCGCTGTTTGAGATTATCGCATGGACCTTAACCATAACAGCGTTGTCTGGAAACTCTTTCGTAATATTTCTGATCCTATTTAGAAAGAACCTTCGCTTACGTAAACTCAACTGGTACATCATTTCTCTTGCTGTGGCGGATGCTTTAGTGGCCTTAAGTTTCTATCCTccattgtttttttgtgatcGTTGGTCCTGCTGCCAAACAAATATCATGAGAGCATTTCGCTGGATCTTCATTTACTCCTCAGTATGCAATTTGTGCGCCATGACAGCTGACCGTTACCTCGCCATCACCAAACCCATGTACCACAGAGTCAAGGTATCGGACAGGATTGTGGCCATTTTGATCGCGATTTCATGGCTTTTTCCTATTATTTTGCGTGGTGTTGTCTTCACTCCCCTTTATTATCTGTATAAGAGGGAAGCATTCAAGTACTTTCTTCCTGTGATAGTCATAATATTTGAGGTTCTTCCGTGTTTACTCATTCTTTTCGCTGCCCTGCGAATAAGCATCGTTGCTAAAAgggaacaaacaaaacacaagaacaGATCGAAAGGAAAAGCTAAAAAGGAGAATCAGCGAGAAGGATCAAGAGCTTTGAAGATGATTTTGATGGTCACATTTCTCTTTGTATTCTGTTACGCCTTGGAAGCTTATTTCACGATGtgcaaaaatgttttaaaactctgcGATGACACTGAAATAATTCAGATGATCCGTCGGCTCATGTTGGTAGCGAACTCCGCGATTAATCCATTTGTGTACACCTTCGTGAGAAGAGATATTAAGGAAGAAgtaaagaaactgaaattatcttgtagaaaggaaaacatttaa
- the LOC136276810 gene encoding LOW QUALITY PROTEIN: limbic system-associated membrane protein-like (The sequence of the model RefSeq protein was modified relative to this genomic sequence to represent the inferred CDS: substituted 2 bases at 2 genomic stop codons), with protein MWSKTLESKGVFVYRCVAKNIIGSEYSMSVTVTVNVPSSITQITQDQNITEGSNVTLSCHVPGFPAPTVSWIKPGGQRQKGDSLVTLXYVAYKGXLNCIYKLYVFSLDKPENVQLMSSTMNDKACRGIAMSFNCSANAYPGVTSYQLFENETAILNTSASGMWSKTLKSKGVFVYKCAANNSSGSEYSRSVTVTVNDNRVEEE; from the exons ATGTGGAGCAAGACTTTGGAAAGTAAAGGAGTGTTTGTCTACAGATGCGTGGCCAAAAACATTATAGGATCAGAATACAGCATGAGTGTTACTGTCACCGTGAATG taccTTCCTCAATCACCCAAATAACACAAGATCAGAATATAACTGAAGGTAGCAATGTGACTCTGTCATGTCACGTGCCTGGATTCCCCGCACCAACAGTGTCTTGGATTAAGCCTGGTGGCCAGCGCCAAA AGGGAGACTCCTTGGTTACTTTGTAATATGTAGCTTACAAAGGTTAATTAAACTGTATTTATAAATTGTATGTTTTTTCCCTAGACAAACCTGAGAATGTTCAGTTAATGAGTTCTACCATGAACGACAAAGCATGTAGGGGAATAGCCATGAGCTTTAACTGCTCAGCTAATGCTTATCCAGGCGTGACGTCATACCAGCTGTTTGAGAACGAAACTGCCATTCTAAACACAAGTGCCTCGGGGATGTGGAGCAAGACTTTGAAAAGTAAAGgagtttttgtttacaaatgcgCGGCCAATAACTCTTCAGGATCAGAATACAGCAGGAGTGTTACTGTCACCGTGAATG ACAATCGGGTTGAAGAGGAATAA
- the LOC136276855 gene encoding limbic system-associated membrane protein-like: protein MANENAVGLVSRVTPVRTLCTDLFEESKPVFTKVSPSPSYVVEDSPEFTNVSADVVLIEGGPVATLECTAGGEPTPNITYCCTASNGIGTPSNHTVAVDVNYKPENVKLLVNDSTVIKGDDIRITCSADGKPAVHTYHLYENEIPVSDGDSSAGVRTRKYLKEGNFSYRCVG from the exons ATGGCCAATGAAAATGCAGTAGGCTTAGTTTCTAGGGTAACACCCGTGCGCACTCTATGCACTGACCTGTTTGAGG aGTCCAAGCCCGTGTTCACTAAAGTGTCTCCATCCCCGTCCTATGTTGTGGAAG attcacCAGAATTCACCAATGTTAGTGCAGATGTAGTTCTTATTGAAGGAGGCCCAGTTGCTACTTTAGAGTGTACCGCAGGTGGTGAACCAACACCAAACATCACATATTGCTGCACAGCGTCCAATGGGATAGGAACTCCATCAAATCACACAGTTGCAGTGGATGTCAATT ATAAACCAGAGAATGTCAAGTTATTGGTGAATGACTCAACTGTTATTAAAGGTGATGATATCAGGATCACGTGCTCAGCAGATGGTAAACCTGCAGTGCATACTTATCACCTGTATGAGAATGAAATACCAGTTAGTGATGGAGACAGTTCAGCTGGAGTACGGACAAGAAAATAtctaaaagaaggaaacttttCCTACAGATGTGTGGGTTAA